The Aedes aegypti strain LVP_AGWG chromosome 3, AaegL5.0 Primary Assembly, whole genome shotgun sequence genome contains a region encoding:
- the LOC110678992 gene encoding uncharacterized protein LOC110678992 — MVRKRTTASKKRVLQLAQDQNSQFVLKGLPESVKSLESDEQNLKKRKKKCTESLKPSVEPSVTPLVASGQLEEFDSEDDLPVFKKSSCNERASVVKKLASGKRAISKVNTRSANSRHLGLKHTKTIPDTTVVAKTPRQPASKNGTGVSKTAQMSKNEKILGLSEPRECGIFLNDPPHGAVDDRIDDSDGSDVDEYYRTFLPVTNDKASERTSGNHPELADLLSSGKPSSALATKKNALEDNEKRYGKDTNTQNQNWVLAQPRTLSTVTPIVDALDQLNETVTGIEKSGELQDDHQPGPRKSREPTKVVPAERVANDHAVESDVEDDCLGFYDDDYELEPTVRKSPTFQQENSAPDCSCGLANEVAKLKAENSELLKQNKYLKNRKSILEQSHAKMQQALMSKLLPSTHKPFENVEGFPDCPSADKIAKMSVVAKDSDYVFIKLLMYAIWPDGFMGKSVTGRTSNNPKGRGKKNPPIDDDRAHVDERARTGRTALEKNKVQFINDCLVERRLLLHDNELVARKIASKCNRLMQNVISNCNRYN, encoded by the exons ATGGTTCGAAAACGTACTACTGCTTCTAAAAAACGTGTGCTACAGCTTGCCCAAGATCAGAACTCACAATTTGTGTTGAAAGGCCTTCCCGAATCGGTG AAATCGCTGGAATCCGACgaacaaaacttaaaaaaacgtaaaaaaaaatgcactgaATCTCTTAAGCCCAGTGTCGAGCCATCTGTAACACCATTGGTTGCTTCTGGACAACTTGAAGAGTTCGACAGCGAAGACGATCTACCAGTATTCAAG aaatcatcGTGCAATGAACGTGCATCAGTTGTCAAGAAACTTGCTTCCGGCAAAAGAGCGATAAGTAAGGTTAACACGAGAAGCGCCAATTCTCGACACTTGGGTCTCAaacatacaaaaacaattccggATACGACAGTGGTTGCAAAAACTCCACGACAACCAGCAAGCAAAAATGGCACAGGAGTCTCAAAAACAgcgcaaatgtcaaaaaatgagAAAATACTCGGTTTGTCTGAACCGCGGGAGTGTGGAATCTTCCTGAATGATCCTCCACACGGTGCCGTTGACGACAGAATTGACGATTCTGATGGATCTGATGTGGAtgaatattaccgaacgttttTGCCAGTCACTAACGACAAAGCTTCCGAAAGGACTTCAGGAAATCATCCGGAACTTGCA GATTTGCTCTCATCCGGAAAGCCGAGTAGCGCGCTTGCCACTAAAAAAAATGCCCTTGAGGATAATGAGAAGCGTTATGGCAAAGACACAAACACGCAAAACCAGAACTGGGTTCTAGCACAGCCAAGGACCTTGTCTACAGTAACACCAATCGTCGATGCTCTGGATCAACTGAATGAGACGGTTACAGGAATCGAAAAGTCTGGTGAGTTGCAGGATGATCACCAACCTGGACCAAGAAAATCTCGAGAACCAACCAAGGTGGTTCCGGCAGAACGTGTTGCTAACGATCATGCTGTAGAGTCTGATGTCGAAGACGATTGTCTTGGTTTTTATGATGACGATTACGAGTTGGAACCAACTGTGCGCAAATCGCCTACCTTCCAGCAGGAGAATTCAGCACCAG ATTGTTCATGTGGATTGGCGAATGAAGTAGCCAAACTTAAAGCAGAAAATTCTGAGTTACTGAAGCAGAACAAGTACCTGAAAAACCGTAAAAGCATTCTTGAGCAATCGCATGCAAAAATGCAGCAAGCTTTGATGTCAAAGCTGCTACCTTCCACTCATAAACCGTTTGAAAACGTCGAAGGATTTCCGGATTGCCCGAGTGCTGACAAGATAGCGAAGATGTCCGTAGTGGCAAAGGATAGTGATTATGTCTTTATCAAGTTGCTGATGTACGCTATCTGGCCAGACGGTTTCATGGGCAAATCTGTCACAGGACGTACTTCAAATAATCCGAAAGGTCGTGGCAAGAAAAATCCACCCATCGATGACGATCGGGCACATGTCGATGAACGTGCAAGGACGGGTCGAACTGCACTGGAGAAAAACAAAGTGCAGTTTATCAACG ATTGTCTAGTGGAGAGACGGCTTCTGCTACATGACAATGAATTGGTGGCCCGGAAAATTGCTTCTAAATGCAATAGGTTGATGCAGAACGTCATCAGTAACTGCAACCGTTACAATTAA